The following nucleotide sequence is from Flavimarina sp. Hel_I_48.
TTGGTGTCAGATAATATTTTTATGCGTTTGCATTCTATAGCAAAATAAACCTGATTATTTTGAGACATCCATTCATCTTGAAGCCCCAACCTATCAACATAAATATCTATTTTGTCAGGTTTTTGCTTAGAATCAATTAGATCAATATACCTTTCCTGAGTCTCAGCACTAAAGTGAATTTCTTCTAATTCAGTGACCTTTTCTTTAAAAAGATGTTTGTTGACGTTGAGATAATTATCTATTAAATCAAATTTTAGAAAATCCTCGAAGGTCAGTGTACTATTCTGAGCGACCGTACTGATAGAATAAGGGGCTACTGTTTTATCCTTGACACAAATTTCATAGCATTCGCATACGTAAGAAATTATCTGCGTTATTCTTTTGTTGGTAATAGAAAAAGTATCTTTTCTATGCTGTATGAATTGGGAGGCATCAGAAATCATTAATCTCACTACTTAAGCTGTTCAACTCTGCCTGCTCAATTGTATTTCTGAATTCCGCAACATCATACCAAGCAAGGGCACGATGCCAACATTTATATTCATTTGGTTTAATGATATAAAATGAATTAGTTTCGAAGCCTTTAATATCTTTTTGAATGAAAAGGTTTTTTGAAGGGTCCTTTGTATTGGTAATCTGAGAAATACTAAGATTACTCGCCAACCTTCTAAGCACTTCTTTTTCGTTATTTTTATCTTGCGGATAAATAATTTTATCTTTGGGTTCTTTGCTCAAAAACACAAAATTCATTGCAATAAAGTGGTCTAAAGGATAAATTTCAATTTGGATAAATTCAGCATTATAAAGATCGCCCATCTCTTTCAGGTAAACTTCTGCATATTTTTTTAGAACAAGATCTCTATTTCTATAATGCTCAGGGTTAAGTTGTGTAAAATCTATTACTAAATATTGTTTGCTTTCTTGAAATTGGTATCTCGAAACATTTAAAGCATAATCTATCAAATCTTTTTCATACTCTTTAATCTCATATACTTCATTGATTAGTTTATTTATTTGAGAAAATACAGAATCGTCAAACTCAGGTTCGCCTAAATTAAATTCTGAGTAATGCTTTTTGAATGGATTCAGGAATTTATTCACCAAATTAATGAGATCATTTTTTAAACCCTTACCTGGTTCCCTATACGGTATTTTTAAAAACTCATCCACAAAACGAATAGCAGGTCTAGTTCCAACGCCCCAGGCACTAGCAATCAAAAACATATAATAGGTGGCCATTTCTGAAATAAGTAACCCATACAGAGGTTTAATAATCTCTTCATTAAGTGAAGAGATTGCAAAAGTTCCTTTTCGAAATACAGAATCTGAATCACAATAAGATATAACTGGTTTGTTCCAATTCTTACTTTGCTCTTTTAATAGAATTTTTTTTCCTTTAAAAATATCTATTTCTCTTCCACGTGCAAGATTGACGTCTGACTCTTCTAATGTGTTGGCCTTATCAACTTGGGTATAATATTCATTTATTTCGCTATTTTCAACTATTGGCATTCCAATCATATTAGGAAAAGGTTTTGCATCTTTTCCCCTCGAAATGCCGGCACCTCCATATAAAGTATCCCCATCGACCAAGTCTGATATTTTGAAAGCATTTTGTGACTCTAATCTTTTAATAAGGCCAAAATCTAAAATATTTCCATATAGCGCTACTTTAAACATCCAATCATTTTCAAGAAAATGTCTCTGAGAGATTTTCTTGTTATCATACTTCTCAATGACTAGCATTTTAAAATATTTTAAAAATGAATTAACCTTTATGCTTAAATGTTCGACAACATTTTCCAGATAATTTTTGTTATTAGCTAGGCGATAAAAAGCTATAGAAGTTGGGCTCTCTTGCTGCTCAAAAAGAGTTTGTTTTACGGGTGAAAGATCTAAAAATTTATCTAGGCAGAAAGATGTCAGGAATTTATGTTTAAATTCCCTTGTAGTGGTTGAAACATTATAGAAAATTGTACTGGTTACTATTAAAGCTGCCACAGTATCCGGTTGCATAAAATCTTGCGAACGTAATAAAAAAGATTGTGCAATTTCTAATTTGCCCGTAATCTTTCTATTATGAATTTTAGTAGAATTGATCCATTTTAAATGCTTAAGGGATTTATCCTTTTTCCAAGGAGGATTTCCTAATATGAAATTCGGTTTTTGCTTTTTGACTACTTCATTAAATTGATGGTCTAAGTCGAAACAATCTGCTTCAAATAGGTTTTCTCCCAAGAAGTTTGGGAAAGGGTATTTTTCGATATCCTTTGGACTTTGATAATCCAAAAGAGCAATATATATAGAGAAGCAGGTTACTTTTAAAGCTTCTGGATTAATATCGATTCCGTAAAGATTTTCTTTGGCAATGTTTCGAATGCGTTTGCTAAAATCCTTATTATTCTTTTTTCCTTTTAGGTCGATTTCTTTTTCAATCATCTTTCTCAAAGACTGAACTAAAAAAATACCGGAACCTACAGCTACTTCGAATATTTTACAAGAAGAAGAAGTGCTATTCGCTAAATATTTATCGACCGTATCATTTAAAACATATTCTACTAAAAAAGGAGGCGTATATACCGCTGCGTCCAATTTCCTTTTTTCTTCATCAATTAATGATTCGTAAATACCAGAGATTACTTCTACAGGAATAATTGAGAAATCAAAAATATGAAAATAATACCCCTCGAATATTGCGCCCTGTTCTTGTATTTCCCCTTTAAAAACATCCGCTAGGAATTGAGACTGTTTTGAAGTTAATTTAATATTGACTTCCTTGAATAAAACACCATTGAAATTTTTATTGAGCCTGCTGAATAAGTTATCCAGTTTAGTTGGTTCCTGTATTATTCTACTAAAACTAAGTCTTTTCTCGTCTAAGGAATTACCTCTTATTTCTTCATCATCGATTTTAACCCCTCTATCAATTAAATAACGAATAAAAATTAATCGGAGAATTAAAGAGTTCGCTTCATTTTCGGTAAGTCCATTAGGTTCATCAATTAAAATTTGCCTAACCGATCTTATATTTTGAAATAGACGCTCATTTACTCTTTTTCTATATTTGTTCTTTTTTGTAGTTTCTAAATATTCTTGTTGTAGCCATTTCCACGTAGATCCGCTTTGAAGATTCCAAAAAGAAAACCTCTCCTGTCTTTCCTCTGGACTCAAGGGGATTTCTTCAAGACTCTTTTCTTTTTTATGGTAATTCAAGGCATTATAAACCTTTACATCTTGTTTTTTAATTACAAAAATTACCGGTGAGTTATCGAAAGACCATACCTGTTTATGAATTTCTAACTCCCGATTTGATCGATCATTTTCATCGAGATAAAAAAATAGCAATAAGGGCTGCTGATTAAAAACATAATACGCATCAGGATTAATAATGTCTATTTTTTGTTTTACTTCTGGAGTAAATCCATTGAAAGGAATACCAAGTGCCTTATCCCTAAAATAGACCGCGTGGTGTTCGATTAGCCCTAATTGATTTAATATGTTTTTTAAAGGTGCGATTAGAAATTGAATTTTGTCTTTGCAAAAATAGAAGATTTAACAGACCACCCATAACATAAATTACTTTTGTTTTACCATTGACGAAAAAATTAACGACCAATTTAAAAAGGAGAAGGTCTATACTATTTCTTTCCTTAAAACGGCCCTTTCTCTCTTGGCCCTTGCTGCGTAACCTTCCATTGACCATCTACCTTTAGAAGCTTGAACAATTCAGGATTTTCCTCATAAGAGGTTGTAAACCTTACCCAAGCGGTCTTATCATCGGCAGTTTCTTCCAGCATTTTAAAATTGGAATCCCCTGATTTTCCTGCTGCCATTAAATCCTGTATCGATTTTAGACCTTCATAGCCTTCGGGGGTGGTATGTTTTTTTAGGGTGGTATTATCTTCATTGTAGAAACTTTCCACCACGATTTTTGAAGTTTCGCTCGGCGAAAGGTCTTGTTTCCCTGCACAGGACAGAAAAAATACTACTAACGAAAAAATGGCTATTCTTTTCATAATGATATTAATTTGAGTTATTGATAAATCTATGCGATATTTTTAATTTTAAGTGCCTTTCCCCGTTCTTTTCGTTGATCTCTAAAACCGCCCTGCGGTCATTGCTTATCGAAAATTTTGGCAGCACGTAAACCAATTTTACGGTTTCATTTTCAACTACTTTGGTCGGCAGATTATATTTAAAAATAGGCTCTTGATAAAGAAGTTGTAAAGATTTCTTTTTACCTTTTTGTCTCGTTTCAACCGAGAACTTCAAGAAGTTCAGATCGTAATCCAAGGTAGATTTATTTTCAATCTGGATTACGAAGTAAAGCTCTTCCTTATCAAAAACAATGTTTTCAACACTTAAAACAATGCCCTCGTTCCGTTTTTTTATCCGGCCAATCCGTTGCTTTCGATCAATTAGATAGGAACAGAATTTTCTGTAATAATAGACCTCGTTTCCCAACTCTTTCTTGGACACATCTACTTTTGCCGAATCAGCAACATTGGGCTTTTCATTACCGATGCTTTTAGACTTCGGTATAAAATAGTTCAGCTTAGTAAGCTGCTCTTTATACCTTACAATATACGAAAAAACTGAGCCATTTCTGTTGACCAACCAGAAGATTACTTTCCTTCCCGGCTTTGCCTGAAGCAGTCCAAAGAATTGTTCTTTCTCGCGATTATAGGTGAAGACAAAATTATCAGAACCCGTGATCCCTTGGCGGATGGGTTCTGGGAAGAATAAGGCAACGTTCTTTTGGTCATTGGCATATATTGTATCGATTGTAATAGACGTTTGGGCTTTAGTGATTGCAGTAATACTTAGAAATATTGAGATAAAAAGAAGATTTTTCATAAGAGTGAGTTTTAAATGCCCATTATGGGCTCATAATTTAGGTTTTAGGATTAATCTGTAATTGTTGAGCACGGTAACCTTTACGTTGCGGTGATTGCGCTGAAATATCTTTTTGAAACCGCTCACTTGTGGTACACCCGCAATGTTTATGTCATCCACCATATCGCCTACAACTTCGTTGGTTACCTCTGCACGAAAGTTGTTTTCCACATAGATGCCTTCACTTCCGTCCTGTAGGTCAAAGGCTTTCAACATTGTGGGTTGATGTTGAATGTTCTCGATTTCAATCAACACCCGATTGGGCTGAAAACTGATAAAACCGTAGATTGGAGTGTTTTTTGGAATCCGTTTGTTATTAACGGTAGCGGCTTTGGTCAGGCGCATCCGCAAGCGCGAATTTGCCTTGACCACTTGGTCGCCATCCACGACCGCATATATTACTGCATCCGTTGTGCCGGAAACGGAAATATCACTTTCCTTTGGATCAGAGGCAAAGAACAACTGGTGTTCCAGCCCCATTTCCTTTGCAGCAATTTTTTGTTCGGCCTTTATTGCTGCTGAATCAACTACTTTTGCGACCTTGGTAACAGCTTTTTTAACGCCAATATTCCGATAGCTTTTTTCGGAATACTTGATTTTCCCTGCGGAGTAGATGCTATCCACTATGCGTTCCTTTTCCCGTTCGGGTAAATCGGCATCGTAAAAGCCCAGGGAATCGATCAACTTTTCGTCGTAGATGCTCGGTGCATTGGTTTCACGCACTTCCTTCAAATCATTGATGGCATCCAGTTTGGAATCGTATTCCTTCTGATCCTCTTCCAGTTTAGGTACAGATGTTTCTATAAGGTTCTCGTTCCCGCTTTCGTCATCGCCCATCACCATCACGGAATAGGAAATCAGAAATAGGAATATCACGGCCAAGACTGCTGCAAAGACTATTTTGTTCTTTTCAATTTTCATCGTTCAGTTTTTTAAGGGATTTCTCGAAATAGTTCGTAATCAACAACCCGTGCGGATTATTGGGGAAATTGCGATTCACGGCAATCAGGTTTCCGGTGGAAATCAGCTCATAGGTATCGATTATTGAACCTCTGTTGATTTCAAAAATGGTAATCGTCCTGAAATTATAAGTCCCATTATTTTCTTCGATTTGGGAATCAATGCTGACCACCTTTTGGACTAATGAATATTGCAATAACCGATTATAGACACCATCGGCCTTCTTTTGGCGATAGAGGTTGTCAACGGAACTGTTCCCCAGCCAAAGTGCCTTTTCCAAGTTCTTTTCGTAATTGCTTGCATCGATGTTGTAGAAATAATTGTGAAAGAGCTCCAAATGAGCCAAGGCTTCCACTTTAAAGTTTTCCTTTTGGGTAACGAGTTTCAATGGGATGATACTTCCATCGGTATTGATGGCAAAAGCATTGTTTAAGGCTTTTTTATTGATGTTGAATACCATCCAAACGGCAAAGAAACTGGACAAAACGGAGCAAATGACAACGGCCAAGACGATGAACCGATTAATTCTAAGGACTGCGTAAATATTTTTATAAGGTGTTTTCATTTGAATGGGTTTTAGGCAGTAAATAATTTTAGGGTAAATGAGGTCGCGCGTCGGTACAGTTTGAATTTTAGAAAGACGATAAATCCTACCGAACCAAGCTGTACGACCGGGGCAAAAAAGCCGCTACCAACGTCAGTTCCAAATAAGTTCGTCCAGAAATTGGTGTTTATCTCGGTATAAAGTGCATTGACGAATACATTGACCAAAAAGAACGCAGGTACCAACATATAAACAGCAGCGTACAATTTGAAAAAGTTATAGGCGAGCGAACGGAACTTTTCAAAAACGGCAAGGCTTATGACCAATGGGAAGAATGCCTGCATTATTCCCAACAAGAAGAAACGTTCCGCAAGGAATAAGGGATAAATGGACAAATCGAGAATCCATAATATTGTACTCACGACGAAAGCAAATATCTTAAAACCGAAAAGTGGTGTTACCAAAGCTTCATAAAGCAAAGACATTGCGGCCTGGGCTGCTTTTATAATATTTACCTCTTCCTCAATGGGAATATCCTGCATCTGCAAGGGCAACAAAGCCGGAGCAGTTCCCCGATATTGTCCTTCGATGGCCACCAGAATACCGTCAAAAAAGCCCAATACCTGTGTTGAAAAAATGACCAAAAGCACGACCGCAAAATTTTTGATCAGTTCCCCCGGGCTCAACCCCCAAGTATAACCGCCCTGATCCGCAACGCCCTCATTATATTTTTTGAGGATGTTGATCAGAAAGAACAGTACGGCAAGTGTTTTCATTCCCGCAATGGTATATTGCGAGAAGCTGCTGTTCTGTATGGTCTGGAAAACGGTATCAACGTATTCCAAGCCTATCCCTAAAATGATTGCCGCGGTCATAATTAATATCCTGTTTCCCTATTATTGATTTTATCCTGCATCTTGCGGAAAGAAATTATATCTCGGTATCGTTTAGTTTTCAATGTGATTTCCGAAACCATATTTTTCGATTCTTCTTCCTTTTCTTTCAGGATATCCGCACGGTCGGCATCACTCATTTTTAGGTAATCGCTGGAAAGAATCTGGTCGATAAAGTCCATTGTGTCCAAGGAATTTTCTACAATGGCACTAAACGATTCCGATACCCTTGCCACTTCATCGGGTTTGATGTAAGGACTGTCAAGAATGTCACTTAAATCATTTTGCATCACTAGGATGAGGCGCTGATTGTTCCGTCCAATTTCTCTAACCGCTTTTAACTGCTTGACCACATCGTTGACCTTTTCAATGTTTTCTTTTTGTGTTTTTAAGAATTTGACGGTCTTGATAATGTTTGCGGTCTGCTTCCCAGATTCTATTAGTTGTTTTACCAAGCTGATAAAATTGGTGTTGTCATAAGTGGGCATTCCTTGGGCTTTCATATTAAAGCTGAACAAGATTGCCATTGCGAGTATTACAAGTTTAGTTTTCATCATATTATTTTTTAGAAGTGAATTCAATGATTGCTTTTTTCATATCGTGATGCTCTTCGTAGAGTTTCATTATTTCCTGGTTTTCCTGTCCATCAGTTAGATAAGCGGCATATACTTCCTTCGGAACTTCGAGCCGGAAAATGTTGCTTTCCTTTCCAATCTTGATGAACATTTCGGTGTATTTGCGTGGTCCAGAAAGGTTGTTTTTGATGGATTTTAACTGGTTCAGGTCGTGGCTGGATAGATTGAGCCTTTTGACCAATTCCGCATAGCCTTTCTCGTTGTTCAGACTGTAAATGACCTGCGTGTTTTCCAGTATGCTTGCCGATGTAGAGTTGTTGGGAAGCTGATTGATGGATTGCAGGATAATCCCAATGGCACCGTTCTGTTTTCGGATGGCCTGATAATAGAATTCCACACTTTCCAGTACGTTTTCAAATTTCAACTGCTTGGCAAACTCATCGAACAGGATAATCCCCTTTTCCGCACGGTTCTTCCAAATGGTTCGTTGGATGGCGGACTTAATCAGCTTCAACATTACGGACAGGATTTCCTTATTGTCCTTTACTTCGTCCAGCTCAAAAACGATCAAACGTTTATCCTCGATTTTATAAGTCTGGTCTTCGCTGACTTCAAAGAGGAAGCTATATAGACCATCGCCAACATACTCCGACATTACGTGCAAAAAACTCGTAACATTGAAGTAGTCAGGATGGATTTTGAGCTGACCTAAAAGGTCTTTTTGGTTGCGCTCGATGAAATGGTAAAAACCATCCAAGGAGTGGTTTTCTGAAATGCTATCATAATAATGGCGCAGTATTTTTTTGACCGAGACGGATTGCGCCTTGGTCACTTTCAGATCCGAGGCAAAGAGTTCAAACAGGAAGACCGATAAATCTTCGAGCCGTTCTGGTGTCAGATCATTTGTATCGCTGATGTAAAATGGGTTGATGCC
It contains:
- a CDS encoding DUF4138 domain-containing protein codes for the protein MKNLLFISIFLSITAITKAQTSITIDTIYANDQKNVALFFPEPIRQGITGSDNFVFTYNREKEQFFGLLQAKPGRKVIFWLVNRNGSVFSYIVRYKEQLTKLNYFIPKSKSIGNEKPNVADSAKVDVSKKELGNEVYYYRKFCSYLIDRKQRIGRIKKRNEGIVLSVENIVFDKEELYFVIQIENKSTLDYDLNFLKFSVETRQKGKKKSLQLLYQEPIFKYNLPTKVVENETVKLVYVLPKFSISNDRRAVLEINEKNGERHLKLKISHRFINNSN
- a CDS encoding Eco57I restriction-modification methylase domain-containing protein; the protein is MLFFYLDENDRSNRELEIHKQVWSFDNSPVIFVIKKQDVKVYNALNYHKKEKSLEEIPLSPEERQERFSFWNLQSGSTWKWLQQEYLETTKKNKYRKRVNERLFQNIRSVRQILIDEPNGLTENEANSLILRLIFIRYLIDRGVKIDDEEIRGNSLDEKRLSFSRIIQEPTKLDNLFSRLNKNFNGVLFKEVNIKLTSKQSQFLADVFKGEIQEQGAIFEGYYFHIFDFSIIPVEVISGIYESLIDEEKRKLDAAVYTPPFLVEYVLNDTVDKYLANSTSSSCKIFEVAVGSGIFLVQSLRKMIEKEIDLKGKKNNKDFSKRIRNIAKENLYGIDINPEALKVTCFSIYIALLDYQSPKDIEKYPFPNFLGENLFEADCFDLDHQFNEVVKKQKPNFILGNPPWKKDKSLKHLKWINSTKIHNRKITGKLEIAQSFLLRSQDFMQPDTVAALIVTSTIFYNVSTTTREFKHKFLTSFCLDKFLDLSPVKQTLFEQQESPTSIAFYRLANNKNYLENVVEHLSIKVNSFLKYFKMLVIEKYDNKKISQRHFLENDWMFKVALYGNILDFGLIKRLESQNAFKISDLVDGDTLYGGAGISRGKDAKPFPNMIGMPIVENSEINEYYTQVDKANTLEESDVNLARGREIDIFKGKKILLKEQSKNWNKPVISYCDSDSVFRKGTFAISSLNEEIIKPLYGLLISEMATYYMFLIASAWGVGTRPAIRFVDEFLKIPYREPGKGLKNDLINLVNKFLNPFKKHYSEFNLGEPEFDDSVFSQINKLINEVYEIKEYEKDLIDYALNVSRYQFQESKQYLVIDFTQLNPEHYRNRDLVLKKYAEVYLKEMGDLYNAEFIQIEIYPLDHFIAMNFVFLSKEPKDKIIYPQDKNNEKEVLRRLASNLSISQITNTKDPSKNLFIQKDIKGFETNSFYIIKPNEYKCWHRALAWYDVAEFRNTIEQAELNSLSSEINDF
- the traM gene encoding conjugative transposon protein TraM, which encodes MKIEKNKIVFAAVLAVIFLFLISYSVMVMGDDESGNENLIETSVPKLEEDQKEYDSKLDAINDLKEVRETNAPSIYDEKLIDSLGFYDADLPEREKERIVDSIYSAGKIKYSEKSYRNIGVKKAVTKVAKVVDSAAIKAEQKIAAKEMGLEHQLFFASDPKESDISVSGTTDAVIYAVVDGDQVVKANSRLRMRLTKAATVNNKRIPKNTPIYGFISFQPNRVLIEIENIQHQPTMLKAFDLQDGSEGIYVENNFRAEVTNEVVGDMVDDINIAGVPQVSGFKKIFQRNHRNVKVTVLNNYRLILKPKL
- a CDS encoding conjugal transfer protein TraK; protein product: MKTPYKNIYAVLRINRFIVLAVVICSVLSSFFAVWMVFNINKKALNNAFAINTDGSIIPLKLVTQKENFKVEALAHLELFHNYFYNIDASNYEKNLEKALWLGNSSVDNLYRQKKADGVYNRLLQYSLVQKVVSIDSQIEENNGTYNFRTITIFEINRGSIIDTYELISTGNLIAVNRNFPNNPHGLLITNYFEKSLKKLNDEN